Proteins co-encoded in one Ictalurus furcatus strain D&B chromosome 9, Billie_1.0, whole genome shotgun sequence genomic window:
- the LOC128612868 gene encoding probable serine/threonine-protein kinase MARK-A isoform X5 has product MLHISRLSLVRTLAVLVMKNSSEGFVPHPEEDHHSNWTGESDEKYVSEGQSLIFPGPLMSAKMQKEELMRFIQDKCQECLMHLDQPEQQKSYFFWSIMEYVCNRNGRVMIFEISPLLFKGYGLLRRKLGCVEKQEDWCIPLAVLLCSAAPKDELREAIIEMGDMFASRKWSYAAHICYVVAQLELGSHPRFTLIGCDRMPDSKSALREAIERTEVYEYVLSLTTGFGQPHFQDFKYVHACYLAEAGPCAQALDYCERVATTVLSFPHCIQNNVMEWGIWLSERLLQDEWKKEAEEPKWLIDLRQLLEDRAALSSSSDDQEQCSSESEEPVNLQFHPSDYDEFDSRYTMGEMLGTGGFSYVYAGVHKADGKPVAIKCMDRNPYDKFITIPGDTRRLPLEVALMEMVSKPPGCENVVKLLEWFETSTFYILVLERPVPCTDLYYYSKGQLPEPVARKLMWQVVQAAHHCCTHGVFHRDIKPENILINTNTLEVKLIDFGCGDLLTNEPYKSFSGTPVYSPPECILNRDYFGVPATVWSLGVVLFFLVNGQDPFISDKEIVEEDLQLHPDLSVGCCELIKWCLEKDPNHRPTLTQIQNHRWFKERLQDTVQCFSGTSDQRPDSCSCDGETDVCCWCRWCRPSWPDRMPKSP; this is encoded by the exons ATGTTACACATTTCCAGATTGAG CTTAGTGAGGACATTGGCAGTGCTGGTGATGAAAAACTCCTCTGAGGGGTTTGTACCTCATCCTGAAGAAGATCATCATTCAAACTGGACAG GGGAGTCTGATGAGAAATATGTCTCTGAAGGACAGAGTTTAATATTTCCTGGTCCTCTGATGAG TGCTAAGATGCAGAAGGAGGAGCTGATGAGATTTATCCAGGACAAATGTCAGGAGTGTTTGATGCACCTGGATCAACCTGAGCAACAGAAATCCTATTTCTTCTGGTCCATTATGGAGTATGTCTGTAATAGAAATGGA cGAGTAATGATCTTCGAAATCTCCCCGCTCCTCTTCAAGGGCTACGGCCTTCTGAGGAGAAAA CTGGGATGTGTGGAGAAACAGGAGGACTGGTGTATTCCTCTGGCAGTGCTTTTATGCTCCGCAGCTCCAAAAGATGAACTCAGAGAAGCCATTATTGAAATGGGAGACATGTTCG CGTCTAGAAAATGGAGCTATGCAGCACATATATGTTATGTGGTGGCGCAATTGGAGCTGGGATCACACCCACGATTTACTCTGATTGGATGTGACAG AATGCCAGACAGTAAATCAGCCCTGAGGGAGGCGATAGAGAGAACTGAGGTCTATGAGTACGTGCTGTCTCTGACCACAGGGTTCGGCCAGCCACACTTCCAG GACTTCAAGTACGTTCACGCCTGCTACCTAGCCGAGGCTGGACCCTGTGCTCAGGCGCTTGATTACTGTGAAAGAGTTGCTACAACGGTTCTCAGCTTCCCTCACTGCATCCAAAACAATGTGATGGAATGGGGTATATGG CTCTCTGAGCGTTTGCTTCAAGATGAATGGAAGAAGGAAGCAGAAGAACCCAAGTGGCTGATAGATCTTCGCCAGCTGCTGGAAGATAGAGCAGCCCTTTCTAGCTCTTCTGATGACCAGGAGCAGTGCAGCTCTGAGTCTGAGGAACCAGTTAACCTGCAGTTCCACCCTTCAGATTATG aTGAGTTTGACTCACGGTACACTATGGGAGAGATGCTGGGGACTGGAGGCTTCAGCTATGTCTACGCTGGAGTCCACAAGGCAGATGGGAAACCG GTTGCCATTAAATGTATGGACAGAAATCCCTATGATAAATTCATCACCATC CCTGGAGATACACGCAGGCTCCCTCTGGAGGTGGCATTGATGGAGATGGTGTCCAAGCCTCCTGGCTGTGAGAATGTGGTGAAGCTACTGGAATGGTTCGAGACATCCACCTTCTACATCTTGGTGCTGGAGCGACCTGTCCCCTGCACAGACCTTTATTACTACAGTAAAGGTCAATTGCCTGAACCAGTGGCTCGAAAGCTCATGTGGCAGGTGGTTCAGGCTGCTCATCACTGCTGTACACATGGAGTTTTTCACCGTGACATCAAGCCTGAGAATATTTTGATCAATACGAACACACTGGAGGTGAAGTTGATCGACTTTGGCTGTGGCGACCTGCTGACGAACGAGCCCTACAAGAGCTTTTCAG GCACTCCGGTTTACTCACCTCCTGAGTGTATTCTCAACAGAGACTATTTTGGAGTTCCTGCTACTGTCTGGTCTCTGGGTGTGGTCCTGTTTTTCTTGGTCAATGGACAGGACCCCTTTATCAGTGATAAAGAGATTGTTGAGGAGGATCTGCAGCTCCATCCTGATCTGTCTGTCG GGTGTTGCGAACTGATCAAGTGGTGCCTGGAAAAAGACCCGAATCATCGGCCAACTCTCACACAAATTCAAAACCACAGGTGGTTTAAGGAGAGACTTCAGGACACGGTCCAG
- the LOC128612868 gene encoding probable serine/threonine-protein kinase MARK-A isoform X6, with amino-acid sequence MLHISRLSLVRTLAVLVMKNSSEGFVPHPEEDHHSNWTGESDEKYVSEGQSLIFPGPLMSAKMQKEELMRFIQDKCQECLMHLDQPEQQKSYFFWSIMEYVCNRNGRVMIFEISPLLFKGYGLLRRKLGCVEKQEDWCIPLAVLLCSAAPKDELREAIIEMGDMFASRKWSYAAHICYVVAQLELGSHPRFTLIGCDRMPDSKSALREAIERTEVYEYVLSLTTGFGQPHFQDFKYVHACYLAEAGPCAQALDYCERVATTVLSFPHCIQNNVMEWGIWLSERLLQDEWKKEAEEPKWLIDLRQLLEDRAALSSSSDDQEQCSSESEEPVNLQFHPSDYDEFDSRYTMGEMLGTGGFSYVYAGVHKADGKPVAIKCMDRNPYDKFITIPGDTRRLPLEVALMEMVSKPPGCENVVKLLEWFETSTFYILVLERPVPCTDLYYYSKGQLPEPVARKLMWQVVQAAHHCCTHGVFHRDIKPENILINTNTLEVKLIDFGCGDLLTNEPYKSFSGTPVYSPPECILNRDYFGVPATVWSLGVVLFFLVNGQDPFISDKEIVEEDLQLHPDLSVGCCELIKWCLEKDPNHRPTLTQIQNHRWFKERLQDTVQEPVISDLTPAAVMEKQMFAAGVVGVAPAGLIECPKVHKWR; translated from the exons ATGTTACACATTTCCAGATTGAG CTTAGTGAGGACATTGGCAGTGCTGGTGATGAAAAACTCCTCTGAGGGGTTTGTACCTCATCCTGAAGAAGATCATCATTCAAACTGGACAG GGGAGTCTGATGAGAAATATGTCTCTGAAGGACAGAGTTTAATATTTCCTGGTCCTCTGATGAG TGCTAAGATGCAGAAGGAGGAGCTGATGAGATTTATCCAGGACAAATGTCAGGAGTGTTTGATGCACCTGGATCAACCTGAGCAACAGAAATCCTATTTCTTCTGGTCCATTATGGAGTATGTCTGTAATAGAAATGGA cGAGTAATGATCTTCGAAATCTCCCCGCTCCTCTTCAAGGGCTACGGCCTTCTGAGGAGAAAA CTGGGATGTGTGGAGAAACAGGAGGACTGGTGTATTCCTCTGGCAGTGCTTTTATGCTCCGCAGCTCCAAAAGATGAACTCAGAGAAGCCATTATTGAAATGGGAGACATGTTCG CGTCTAGAAAATGGAGCTATGCAGCACATATATGTTATGTGGTGGCGCAATTGGAGCTGGGATCACACCCACGATTTACTCTGATTGGATGTGACAG AATGCCAGACAGTAAATCAGCCCTGAGGGAGGCGATAGAGAGAACTGAGGTCTATGAGTACGTGCTGTCTCTGACCACAGGGTTCGGCCAGCCACACTTCCAG GACTTCAAGTACGTTCACGCCTGCTACCTAGCCGAGGCTGGACCCTGTGCTCAGGCGCTTGATTACTGTGAAAGAGTTGCTACAACGGTTCTCAGCTTCCCTCACTGCATCCAAAACAATGTGATGGAATGGGGTATATGG CTCTCTGAGCGTTTGCTTCAAGATGAATGGAAGAAGGAAGCAGAAGAACCCAAGTGGCTGATAGATCTTCGCCAGCTGCTGGAAGATAGAGCAGCCCTTTCTAGCTCTTCTGATGACCAGGAGCAGTGCAGCTCTGAGTCTGAGGAACCAGTTAACCTGCAGTTCCACCCTTCAGATTATG aTGAGTTTGACTCACGGTACACTATGGGAGAGATGCTGGGGACTGGAGGCTTCAGCTATGTCTACGCTGGAGTCCACAAGGCAGATGGGAAACCG GTTGCCATTAAATGTATGGACAGAAATCCCTATGATAAATTCATCACCATC CCTGGAGATACACGCAGGCTCCCTCTGGAGGTGGCATTGATGGAGATGGTGTCCAAGCCTCCTGGCTGTGAGAATGTGGTGAAGCTACTGGAATGGTTCGAGACATCCACCTTCTACATCTTGGTGCTGGAGCGACCTGTCCCCTGCACAGACCTTTATTACTACAGTAAAGGTCAATTGCCTGAACCAGTGGCTCGAAAGCTCATGTGGCAGGTGGTTCAGGCTGCTCATCACTGCTGTACACATGGAGTTTTTCACCGTGACATCAAGCCTGAGAATATTTTGATCAATACGAACACACTGGAGGTGAAGTTGATCGACTTTGGCTGTGGCGACCTGCTGACGAACGAGCCCTACAAGAGCTTTTCAG GCACTCCGGTTTACTCACCTCCTGAGTGTATTCTCAACAGAGACTATTTTGGAGTTCCTGCTACTGTCTGGTCTCTGGGTGTGGTCCTGTTTTTCTTGGTCAATGGACAGGACCCCTTTATCAGTGATAAAGAGATTGTTGAGGAGGATCTGCAGCTCCATCCTGATCTGTCTGTCG GGTGTTGCGAACTGATCAAGTGGTGCCTGGAAAAAGACCCGAATCATCGGCCAACTCTCACACAAATTCAAAACCACAGGTGGTTTAAGGAGAGACTTCAGGACACGGTCCAG
- the LOC128612868 gene encoding probable serine/threonine-protein kinase MARK-A isoform X2 has translation MLHISRLSLVRTLAVLVMKNSSEGFVPHPEEDHHSNWTGESDEKYVSEGQSLIFPGPLMSAKMQKEELMRFIQDKCQECLMHLDQPEQQKSYFFWSIMEYVCNRNGRVMIFEISPLLFKGYGLLRRKLGCVEKQEDWCIPLAVLLCSAAPKDELREAIIEMGDMFASRKWSYAAHICYVVAQLELGSHPRFTLIGCDRMPDSKSALREAIERTEVYEYVLSLTTGFGQPHFQDFKYVHACYLAEAGPCAQALDYCERVATTVLSFPHCIQNNVMEWGIWLSERLLQDEWKKEAEEPKWLIDLRQLLEDRAALSSSSDDQEQCSSESEEPVNLQFHPSDYDEFDSRYTMGEMLGTGGFSYVYAGVHKADGKPVAIKCMDRNPYDKFITIPGDTRRLPLEVALMEMVSKPPGCENVVKLLEWFETSTFYILVLERPVPCTDLYYYSKGQLPEPVARKLMWQVVQAAHHCCTHGVFHRDIKPENILINTNTLEVKLIDFGCGDLLTNEPYKSFSGTPVYSPPECILNRDYFGVPATVWSLGVVLFFLVNGQDPFISDKEIVEEDLQLHPDLSVGCCELIKWCLEKDPNHRPTLTQIQNHRWFKERLQDTVQEPVISDLTPAAVMEKQMFAAGVVGVAPAGLIECPKVHKWRWTKQIGKTS, from the exons ATGTTACACATTTCCAGATTGAG CTTAGTGAGGACATTGGCAGTGCTGGTGATGAAAAACTCCTCTGAGGGGTTTGTACCTCATCCTGAAGAAGATCATCATTCAAACTGGACAG GGGAGTCTGATGAGAAATATGTCTCTGAAGGACAGAGTTTAATATTTCCTGGTCCTCTGATGAG TGCTAAGATGCAGAAGGAGGAGCTGATGAGATTTATCCAGGACAAATGTCAGGAGTGTTTGATGCACCTGGATCAACCTGAGCAACAGAAATCCTATTTCTTCTGGTCCATTATGGAGTATGTCTGTAATAGAAATGGA cGAGTAATGATCTTCGAAATCTCCCCGCTCCTCTTCAAGGGCTACGGCCTTCTGAGGAGAAAA CTGGGATGTGTGGAGAAACAGGAGGACTGGTGTATTCCTCTGGCAGTGCTTTTATGCTCCGCAGCTCCAAAAGATGAACTCAGAGAAGCCATTATTGAAATGGGAGACATGTTCG CGTCTAGAAAATGGAGCTATGCAGCACATATATGTTATGTGGTGGCGCAATTGGAGCTGGGATCACACCCACGATTTACTCTGATTGGATGTGACAG AATGCCAGACAGTAAATCAGCCCTGAGGGAGGCGATAGAGAGAACTGAGGTCTATGAGTACGTGCTGTCTCTGACCACAGGGTTCGGCCAGCCACACTTCCAG GACTTCAAGTACGTTCACGCCTGCTACCTAGCCGAGGCTGGACCCTGTGCTCAGGCGCTTGATTACTGTGAAAGAGTTGCTACAACGGTTCTCAGCTTCCCTCACTGCATCCAAAACAATGTGATGGAATGGGGTATATGG CTCTCTGAGCGTTTGCTTCAAGATGAATGGAAGAAGGAAGCAGAAGAACCCAAGTGGCTGATAGATCTTCGCCAGCTGCTGGAAGATAGAGCAGCCCTTTCTAGCTCTTCTGATGACCAGGAGCAGTGCAGCTCTGAGTCTGAGGAACCAGTTAACCTGCAGTTCCACCCTTCAGATTATG aTGAGTTTGACTCACGGTACACTATGGGAGAGATGCTGGGGACTGGAGGCTTCAGCTATGTCTACGCTGGAGTCCACAAGGCAGATGGGAAACCG GTTGCCATTAAATGTATGGACAGAAATCCCTATGATAAATTCATCACCATC CCTGGAGATACACGCAGGCTCCCTCTGGAGGTGGCATTGATGGAGATGGTGTCCAAGCCTCCTGGCTGTGAGAATGTGGTGAAGCTACTGGAATGGTTCGAGACATCCACCTTCTACATCTTGGTGCTGGAGCGACCTGTCCCCTGCACAGACCTTTATTACTACAGTAAAGGTCAATTGCCTGAACCAGTGGCTCGAAAGCTCATGTGGCAGGTGGTTCAGGCTGCTCATCACTGCTGTACACATGGAGTTTTTCACCGTGACATCAAGCCTGAGAATATTTTGATCAATACGAACACACTGGAGGTGAAGTTGATCGACTTTGGCTGTGGCGACCTGCTGACGAACGAGCCCTACAAGAGCTTTTCAG GCACTCCGGTTTACTCACCTCCTGAGTGTATTCTCAACAGAGACTATTTTGGAGTTCCTGCTACTGTCTGGTCTCTGGGTGTGGTCCTGTTTTTCTTGGTCAATGGACAGGACCCCTTTATCAGTGATAAAGAGATTGTTGAGGAGGATCTGCAGCTCCATCCTGATCTGTCTGTCG GGTGTTGCGAACTGATCAAGTGGTGCCTGGAAAAAGACCCGAATCATCGGCCAACTCTCACACAAATTCAAAACCACAGGTGGTTTAAGGAGAGACTTCAGGACACGGTCCAG
- the LOC128612868 gene encoding uncharacterized protein LOC128612868 isoform X1: protein MLHISRLSLVRTLAVLVMKNSSEGFVPHPEEDHHSNWTGESDEKYVSEGQSLIFPGPLMSAKMQKEELMRFIQDKCQECLMHLDQPEQQKSYFFWSIMEYVCNRNGRVMIFEISPLLFKGYGLLRRKLGCVEKQEDWCIPLAVLLCSAAPKDELREAIIEMGDMFASRKWSYAAHICYVVAQLELGSHPRFTLIGCDRMPDSKSALREAIERTEVYEYVLSLTTGFGQPHFQDFKYVHACYLAEAGPCAQALDYCERVATTVLSFPHCIQNNVMEWGIWLSERLLQDEWKKEAEEPKWLIDLRQLLEDRAALSSSSDDQEQCSSESEEPVNLQFHPSDYDEFDSRYTMGEMLGTGGFSYVYAGVHKADGKPVAIKCMDRNPYDKFITIPGDTRRLPLEVALMEMVSKPPGCENVVKLLEWFETSTFYILVLERPVPCTDLYYYSKGQLPEPVARKLMWQVVQAAHHCCTHGVFHRDIKPENILINTNTLEVKLIDFGCGDLLTNEPYKSFSGTPVYSPPECILNRDYFGVPATVWSLGVVLFFLVNGQDPFISDKEIVEEDLQLHPDLSVGCCELIKWCLEKDPNHRPTLTQIQNHRWFKERLQDTVQEPVISDLTPAAVMEKQMFAAGVVGVAPAGLIECPKVHKWRWYSQTLSSVNMEK from the exons ATGTTACACATTTCCAGATTGAG CTTAGTGAGGACATTGGCAGTGCTGGTGATGAAAAACTCCTCTGAGGGGTTTGTACCTCATCCTGAAGAAGATCATCATTCAAACTGGACAG GGGAGTCTGATGAGAAATATGTCTCTGAAGGACAGAGTTTAATATTTCCTGGTCCTCTGATGAG TGCTAAGATGCAGAAGGAGGAGCTGATGAGATTTATCCAGGACAAATGTCAGGAGTGTTTGATGCACCTGGATCAACCTGAGCAACAGAAATCCTATTTCTTCTGGTCCATTATGGAGTATGTCTGTAATAGAAATGGA cGAGTAATGATCTTCGAAATCTCCCCGCTCCTCTTCAAGGGCTACGGCCTTCTGAGGAGAAAA CTGGGATGTGTGGAGAAACAGGAGGACTGGTGTATTCCTCTGGCAGTGCTTTTATGCTCCGCAGCTCCAAAAGATGAACTCAGAGAAGCCATTATTGAAATGGGAGACATGTTCG CGTCTAGAAAATGGAGCTATGCAGCACATATATGTTATGTGGTGGCGCAATTGGAGCTGGGATCACACCCACGATTTACTCTGATTGGATGTGACAG AATGCCAGACAGTAAATCAGCCCTGAGGGAGGCGATAGAGAGAACTGAGGTCTATGAGTACGTGCTGTCTCTGACCACAGGGTTCGGCCAGCCACACTTCCAG GACTTCAAGTACGTTCACGCCTGCTACCTAGCCGAGGCTGGACCCTGTGCTCAGGCGCTTGATTACTGTGAAAGAGTTGCTACAACGGTTCTCAGCTTCCCTCACTGCATCCAAAACAATGTGATGGAATGGGGTATATGG CTCTCTGAGCGTTTGCTTCAAGATGAATGGAAGAAGGAAGCAGAAGAACCCAAGTGGCTGATAGATCTTCGCCAGCTGCTGGAAGATAGAGCAGCCCTTTCTAGCTCTTCTGATGACCAGGAGCAGTGCAGCTCTGAGTCTGAGGAACCAGTTAACCTGCAGTTCCACCCTTCAGATTATG aTGAGTTTGACTCACGGTACACTATGGGAGAGATGCTGGGGACTGGAGGCTTCAGCTATGTCTACGCTGGAGTCCACAAGGCAGATGGGAAACCG GTTGCCATTAAATGTATGGACAGAAATCCCTATGATAAATTCATCACCATC CCTGGAGATACACGCAGGCTCCCTCTGGAGGTGGCATTGATGGAGATGGTGTCCAAGCCTCCTGGCTGTGAGAATGTGGTGAAGCTACTGGAATGGTTCGAGACATCCACCTTCTACATCTTGGTGCTGGAGCGACCTGTCCCCTGCACAGACCTTTATTACTACAGTAAAGGTCAATTGCCTGAACCAGTGGCTCGAAAGCTCATGTGGCAGGTGGTTCAGGCTGCTCATCACTGCTGTACACATGGAGTTTTTCACCGTGACATCAAGCCTGAGAATATTTTGATCAATACGAACACACTGGAGGTGAAGTTGATCGACTTTGGCTGTGGCGACCTGCTGACGAACGAGCCCTACAAGAGCTTTTCAG GCACTCCGGTTTACTCACCTCCTGAGTGTATTCTCAACAGAGACTATTTTGGAGTTCCTGCTACTGTCTGGTCTCTGGGTGTGGTCCTGTTTTTCTTGGTCAATGGACAGGACCCCTTTATCAGTGATAAAGAGATTGTTGAGGAGGATCTGCAGCTCCATCCTGATCTGTCTGTCG GGTGTTGCGAACTGATCAAGTGGTGCCTGGAAAAAGACCCGAATCATCGGCCAACTCTCACACAAATTCAAAACCACAGGTGGTTTAAGGAGAGACTTCAGGACACGGTCCAG
- the LOC128612868 gene encoding probable serine/threonine-protein kinase MARK-A isoform X8, whose amino-acid sequence MLHISRLSAKMQKEELMRFIQDKCQECLMHLDQPEQQKSYFFWSIMEYVCNRNGRVMIFEISPLLFKGYGLLRRKLGCVEKQEDWCIPLAVLLCSAAPKDELREAIIEMGDMFASRKWSYAAHICYVVAQLELGSHPRFTLIGCDRMPDSKSALREAIERTEVYEYVLSLTTGFGQPHFQDFKYVHACYLAEAGPCAQALDYCERVATTVLSFPHCIQNNVMEWGIWLSERLLQDEWKKEAEEPKWLIDLRQLLEDRAALSSSSDDQEQCSSESEEPVNLQFHPSDYDEFDSRYTMGEMLGTGGFSYVYAGVHKADGKPVAIKCMDRNPYDKFITIPGDTRRLPLEVALMEMVSKPPGCENVVKLLEWFETSTFYILVLERPVPCTDLYYYSKGQLPEPVARKLMWQVVQAAHHCCTHGVFHRDIKPENILINTNTLEVKLIDFGCGDLLTNEPYKSFSGTPVYSPPECILNRDYFGVPATVWSLGVVLFFLVNGQDPFISDKEIVEEDLQLHPDLSVGCCELIKWCLEKDPNHRPTLTQIQNHRWFKERLQDTVQEPVISDLTPAAVMEKQMFAAGVVGVAPAGLIECPKVHKWRWYSQTLSSVNMEK is encoded by the exons ATGTTACACATTTCCAGATTGAG TGCTAAGATGCAGAAGGAGGAGCTGATGAGATTTATCCAGGACAAATGTCAGGAGTGTTTGATGCACCTGGATCAACCTGAGCAACAGAAATCCTATTTCTTCTGGTCCATTATGGAGTATGTCTGTAATAGAAATGGA cGAGTAATGATCTTCGAAATCTCCCCGCTCCTCTTCAAGGGCTACGGCCTTCTGAGGAGAAAA CTGGGATGTGTGGAGAAACAGGAGGACTGGTGTATTCCTCTGGCAGTGCTTTTATGCTCCGCAGCTCCAAAAGATGAACTCAGAGAAGCCATTATTGAAATGGGAGACATGTTCG CGTCTAGAAAATGGAGCTATGCAGCACATATATGTTATGTGGTGGCGCAATTGGAGCTGGGATCACACCCACGATTTACTCTGATTGGATGTGACAG AATGCCAGACAGTAAATCAGCCCTGAGGGAGGCGATAGAGAGAACTGAGGTCTATGAGTACGTGCTGTCTCTGACCACAGGGTTCGGCCAGCCACACTTCCAG GACTTCAAGTACGTTCACGCCTGCTACCTAGCCGAGGCTGGACCCTGTGCTCAGGCGCTTGATTACTGTGAAAGAGTTGCTACAACGGTTCTCAGCTTCCCTCACTGCATCCAAAACAATGTGATGGAATGGGGTATATGG CTCTCTGAGCGTTTGCTTCAAGATGAATGGAAGAAGGAAGCAGAAGAACCCAAGTGGCTGATAGATCTTCGCCAGCTGCTGGAAGATAGAGCAGCCCTTTCTAGCTCTTCTGATGACCAGGAGCAGTGCAGCTCTGAGTCTGAGGAACCAGTTAACCTGCAGTTCCACCCTTCAGATTATG aTGAGTTTGACTCACGGTACACTATGGGAGAGATGCTGGGGACTGGAGGCTTCAGCTATGTCTACGCTGGAGTCCACAAGGCAGATGGGAAACCG GTTGCCATTAAATGTATGGACAGAAATCCCTATGATAAATTCATCACCATC CCTGGAGATACACGCAGGCTCCCTCTGGAGGTGGCATTGATGGAGATGGTGTCCAAGCCTCCTGGCTGTGAGAATGTGGTGAAGCTACTGGAATGGTTCGAGACATCCACCTTCTACATCTTGGTGCTGGAGCGACCTGTCCCCTGCACAGACCTTTATTACTACAGTAAAGGTCAATTGCCTGAACCAGTGGCTCGAAAGCTCATGTGGCAGGTGGTTCAGGCTGCTCATCACTGCTGTACACATGGAGTTTTTCACCGTGACATCAAGCCTGAGAATATTTTGATCAATACGAACACACTGGAGGTGAAGTTGATCGACTTTGGCTGTGGCGACCTGCTGACGAACGAGCCCTACAAGAGCTTTTCAG GCACTCCGGTTTACTCACCTCCTGAGTGTATTCTCAACAGAGACTATTTTGGAGTTCCTGCTACTGTCTGGTCTCTGGGTGTGGTCCTGTTTTTCTTGGTCAATGGACAGGACCCCTTTATCAGTGATAAAGAGATTGTTGAGGAGGATCTGCAGCTCCATCCTGATCTGTCTGTCG GGTGTTGCGAACTGATCAAGTGGTGCCTGGAAAAAGACCCGAATCATCGGCCAACTCTCACACAAATTCAAAACCACAGGTGGTTTAAGGAGAGACTTCAGGACACGGTCCAG